In a genomic window of Styela clava chromosome 7, kaStyClav1.hap1.2, whole genome shotgun sequence:
- the LOC120337407 gene encoding uncharacterized protein LOC120337407 codes for MSIESAKDVSVISEHTEIASQKATVQTVEAALSVAEAHISAETLQQTNITETSITGAAVQDMGIESAKDVSVISEHTKIVSQKATVQTVEATLSAAEAHISAETLQQTNITETSIIDAVVGEMKTENIYAEKIFVQYVVSGKAETSADSLAPSTSGWIGQAQQTPVPSMAAADDAGQAVTLREEMKISGSGKSLNFFQKRESGFSFIFTLCGIKTADAGL; via the exons ATGAGCATAGAAAGTGCGAAAGATGTTTCGGTGATCTCTGAACATACAGAAATAGCGTCGCAAAAGGCAACTGTCCAAACAGTAGAGGCAGCTCTCTCAGTAGCAGAAGCTCATATCTCAGCAGAGACTTTGCaacaaaccaacataactg aAACCAGTATTACCGGGGCCGCTGTTCAAGATATGGGCATAGAAAGTGCGAAAGATGTTTCAGTGATCTCTGAACATACAAAAATAGTGTCGCAGAAGGCAACTGTCCAAACAGTAGAGGCAACTCTCTCTGCAGCAGAAGCTCATATCTCTGCAGAGACTTTGCaacaaaccaacataactg AAACCAGCATAATCGATGCTGTTGTTGGAGAAATGAAGACAGAAAACATTTATGCCGAAAAAATATTTGTGCAATACGTTGTATCCG gaaaagcTGAGACATCAGCCGACTCCTTAGCACCATCCACATCGGGATGGATTGGTCAGGCACAGCAGACCCCAGTTCCGTCAATGGCAGCAGCAGATGATGCCGGGCAGGCAGTCACTCTTCGGGAAGAAATGAAGATTTCAG GTTCAGGAAAATCATTGAACTTCTTCCAAAAACGTGAGTCTGGTTTTAGTTTTATATTTACATTGTGTGGAATAAAAACTGCCGATGCAGGTCTTTGA